A single region of the Epinephelus moara isolate mb chromosome 16, YSFRI_EMoa_1.0, whole genome shotgun sequence genome encodes:
- the nfatc2a gene encoding nuclear factor of activated T-cells, cytoplasmic 2 isoform X3: protein MFRETWRLAQYHTMRSMDQDDPNLAPHKVLNPESEQAFPLEVASPYGIKSCSPSYSDHNTEVLSGYENQEARHYLDSTRPAGLALSPRIEITPSREHYNHCRDSLQNHHLNISPRPTLTVPGHENLAYREPQCLSPASSNSSTSWHSESYSPWASPCVSPSSGQNPGDLCPRLQNIHTGSPRTSPGTSPRTSLAEDGCLGPRSPSSRPGSRSTSPQGKRTYDMYRNPGLVPGHRSRSPSPHSGHEDHNIGAHYTHSSLADAMNGFGTSQPGLVPTKIVKTSNQVYTLYPENHAEGNYLVSCDQDIKPKPATENFFVIPPIWSKPLVSSLCSIPVASLPPLEWPMPSRTEQYELHIEVQPKPHHRAHYETEGSRGAVKAPTGGHPVVQLHGYRGKEPLGLQIFIGTADERILKPHAFYQVHRITGKTVTTTSYEKVIHGTKVLEIPLEPKNNMKAVIDCAGILKLRNADIELRKGETDVGRKNTRVRLVFRVHIPQPGGQHVSLQVASHPIECSQRSAHELPMVEKQDIDSCSVLGGQQMILTGQNFSSDSKVIFLEKTQDGQQIWEMEATVDKDKSQPSMLFVEVPSYRDTSVCHSVKVNFYVINGKRKRSQPQHFSYTPLASPSIKTEPIDEYEADHMGFAMPQILGLSPHSYYHSPRSVLHPDNGLVSGMASCQRLSSSLPNQDARFQQQSPAIVYSRGGKSLSGSPGLYHQTGGMMPDPHRSVLVHTGSPAQPVGPIGAGQHPSIIQFSPTNHHLLRGGDPQALSAPQPDSQQIIYCDGYSPQAAGAHSPTTPPQAQTAVSHPQHYPTVIQQQPYVQKGQQQQKGRAPPGTGQMEAPGDGQRRVTVKEENLDQAYLDDGELNEIIRKDLTGVQARGQT, encoded by the exons ATGTTTAGAGAGACTTGGAGGCTGGCACAGTACCACACCATGAGGTCGATGGATCAAG ATGACCCCAACCTTGCACCTCACAAAGTCCTCAACCCTGAGTCTGAGCAGGCTTTCCCTCTGGAGGTGGCCTCCCCGTACGGCATCAAGTCCTGCAGTCCCTCCTACAGTGACCACAACACTGAGGTTCTCTCAGGATATGAGAACCAGGAGGCTAGACACTACCTGGACAGTACCCGGCCTGCAGGTCTGGCCCTGAGCCCACGCATCGAAATCACCCCCTCCCGTGAGCACTACAACCATTGTCGGGACTCCCTGCAGAACCACCACCTGAACATTAGCCCCAGACCCACCCTCACTGTGCCAGGCCATGAAAACCTCGCCTACCGTGAGCCTCAGTGCCTGAGCCCCGCCAGCAGCAACTCCTCCACCAGCTGGCACTCAGAGAGTTACTCCCCCTGGGCGTCTCCTTGTGTGTCCCCCAGCAGTGGCCAGAACCCCGGAGACCTCTGCCCCAGGTTACAGAACATCCACACTGGTTCCCCGCGCACGTCCCCGGGCACCTCTCCTCGCACCAGCCTAGCTGAGGACGGCTGCCTGGGACCCCGCTCGCCCTCCTCCAGACCTGGCTCCCGCTCCACCTCCCCGCAGGGCAAACGCACCTACGACATGTACAGGAATCCAGGCTTAGTGCCCGGGCACCGCTCCCGCAGCCCCTCCCCCCACAGTGGCCATGAAGATCACAACATAGGTGCCCACTATACGCACAGCAGCCTCGCTGATGCCATGAATGGTTTTGGCACCAGTCAGCCAGGCCTGGTGCCCACTAAAATAGTCAAGACGTCCAACCAGGTTTACACTCTGTACCCAGAGAACCACGCAGAAGGGAACTACTTGGTGTCCTGCGACCAGGACATAAAACCCAAACCTGCTACAGAGAATTTCTTTGTTATCCCTCCGATCTGGTCCAAGCCGCTGGTTTCTAGCCTCTGCAG CATCCCTGTGGCCTCTCTCCCCCCGCTGGAGTGGCCAATGCCCAGTCGCACAGAGCAGTATGAGCTCCACATTGAAGTGCAGCCCAAGCCACACCACAGGGCTCACTATGAGACAGAAGGGAGCAGGGGCGCAGTCAAAGCCCCCACAGGAGGACACCCTGTTGTGCAG TTACACGGCTACAGAGGCAAGGAGCCGCTTGGCCTCCAGATCTTCATCGGTACAGCCGATGAGCGCATCCTCAAGCCCCACGCCTTTTATCAAGTCCACCGCATCACTGGCAAGACAGTGACAACCACCAGTTATGAGAAGGTTATCCACGGCACCAAAGTCCTCGAGATCCCCCTGGAGCCAAAGAACAACATGAAAGCAGT AATCGACTGTGCCGGGATCCTGAAGCTCAGGAACGCCGACATCGAGCTGAGGAAGGGCGAGACGGACGTCGGTCGGAAAAACACCCGCGTTCGCCTCGTGTTTCGTGTGCACATACCTCAGCCTGGAGGACAGCACGTCTCTCTCCAAGTGGCCTCGCATCCTATCGAGTGCT CCCAGCGTTCAGCACATGAGCTTCCCATGGTGGAGAAGCAGGACATTGACAGCTGCTCAGTTCTGGGAGGCCAGCAGATGATCCTGACTGGGCAGAACTTCAGCTCTGATTCCAAGGTCATTTTTTTGGAGAAAACCCAGG ATGGGCAGCAAATCTGGGAAATGGAAGCAACAGTGGACAAAGACAAGAGCCAGCCT AGTATGCTGTTTGTGGAGGTGCCGTCCTACCGAGACACGTCTGTCTGCCACTCTGTCAAAGTGAACTTCTACGTCATTAATGGCAAGAGGAAGCGCAGCCAGCCTCAACATTTCTCCTACACACCACTGGCAT CTCCATCCATCAAGACAGAGCCTATAGACGAGTATGAAGCAGACCACATGGGCTTCGCCATGCCTCAGATTTTGGGCTTATCCCCTCATTCCTACTACCACAGCCCACGCAGCGTCCTCCATCCAGACAATGGCCTGGTGTCCGGCATGGCCTCCTGCCAGCGCCTCAGCTCCAGCCTTCCAAACCAGGATGCACgtttccagcagcagagccCTGCCATCGTGTACTCCCGCGGGGGGAAGAGTCTGAGCGGCAGCCCTGGCCTTTATCATCAGACTGGAGGGATGATGCCCGACCCCCACCGGTCAGTCCTGGTCCACACGGGCTCCCCGGCTCAGCCTGTGGGTCCAATCGGTGCAGGCCAGCACCCTTCCATCATCCAGTTCTCCCCCACCAACCACCACCTGCTCCGCGGAGGAGACCCTCAAGCTCTCAGTGCTCCGCAGCCCGACAGCCAGCAGATCATCTACTGCGACGGATACTCCCCACAAGCAGCCGGCGCCCACTCACCCACCACACCCCCCCAGGCCCAGACAGCGGTGAGCCACCCTCAGCACTATCCCACCGTGATCCAGCAGCAGCCCTACGTGCAGAAGgggcagcagcaacagaaaggcCGAGCTCCACCTGGCACGGGGCAGATGGAGGCTCCAGGAGACGGACAGAGGAGGGTGACGGTCAAGGAGGAGAACTTGGACCAGGCCTACCTAGATGATGGTGAGT tgaaTGAGATCATAAGAAAGGATCTGACGGGCGTTCAGGCCAGAGGGCAGACATAG
- the nfatc2a gene encoding nuclear factor of activated T-cells, cytoplasmic 2 isoform X1, whose translation MTSFYDEKDLEEELSRVNCPDEDLEFEYLFEYEPPCSDFAAGDQDDPNLAPHKVLNPESEQAFPLEVASPYGIKSCSPSYSDHNTEVLSGYENQEARHYLDSTRPAGLALSPRIEITPSREHYNHCRDSLQNHHLNISPRPTLTVPGHENLAYREPQCLSPASSNSSTSWHSESYSPWASPCVSPSSGQNPGDLCPRLQNIHTGSPRTSPGTSPRTSLAEDGCLGPRSPSSRPGSRSTSPQGKRTYDMYRNPGLVPGHRSRSPSPHSGHEDHNIGAHYTHSSLADAMNGFGTSQPGLVPTKIVKTSNQVYTLYPENHAEGNYLVSCDQDIKPKPATENFFVIPPIWSKPLVSSLCSIPVASLPPLEWPMPSRTEQYELHIEVQPKPHHRAHYETEGSRGAVKAPTGGHPVVQLHGYRGKEPLGLQIFIGTADERILKPHAFYQVHRITGKTVTTTSYEKVIHGTKVLEIPLEPKNNMKAVIDCAGILKLRNADIELRKGETDVGRKNTRVRLVFRVHIPQPGGQHVSLQVASHPIECSQRSAHELPMVEKQDIDSCSVLGGQQMILTGQNFSSDSKVIFLEKTQDGQQIWEMEATVDKDKSQPSMLFVEVPSYRDTSVCHSVKVNFYVINGKRKRSQPQHFSYTPLASPSIKTEPIDEYEADHMGFAMPQILGLSPHSYYHSPRSVLHPDNGLVSGMASCQRLSSSLPNQDARFQQQSPAIVYSRGGKSLSGSPGLYHQTGGMMPDPHRSVLVHTGSPAQPVGPIGAGQHPSIIQFSPTNHHLLRGGDPQALSAPQPDSQQIIYCDGYSPQAAGAHSPTTPPQAQTAVSHPQHYPTVIQQQPYVQKGQQQQKGRAPPGTGQMEAPGDGQRRVTVKEENLDQAYLDDGELNEIIRKDLTGVQARGQT comes from the exons aTGACCTCTTTTTATGACGAGAAAGACTTGGAGGAAGAGCTCAGTCGAGTCAACTGCCCTGATGAGGATTTGGAGTTTGAGTACTTGTTTGAATATGAACCACCTTGCAGCGACTTTGCTGCGGGAGATCAAG ATGACCCCAACCTTGCACCTCACAAAGTCCTCAACCCTGAGTCTGAGCAGGCTTTCCCTCTGGAGGTGGCCTCCCCGTACGGCATCAAGTCCTGCAGTCCCTCCTACAGTGACCACAACACTGAGGTTCTCTCAGGATATGAGAACCAGGAGGCTAGACACTACCTGGACAGTACCCGGCCTGCAGGTCTGGCCCTGAGCCCACGCATCGAAATCACCCCCTCCCGTGAGCACTACAACCATTGTCGGGACTCCCTGCAGAACCACCACCTGAACATTAGCCCCAGACCCACCCTCACTGTGCCAGGCCATGAAAACCTCGCCTACCGTGAGCCTCAGTGCCTGAGCCCCGCCAGCAGCAACTCCTCCACCAGCTGGCACTCAGAGAGTTACTCCCCCTGGGCGTCTCCTTGTGTGTCCCCCAGCAGTGGCCAGAACCCCGGAGACCTCTGCCCCAGGTTACAGAACATCCACACTGGTTCCCCGCGCACGTCCCCGGGCACCTCTCCTCGCACCAGCCTAGCTGAGGACGGCTGCCTGGGACCCCGCTCGCCCTCCTCCAGACCTGGCTCCCGCTCCACCTCCCCGCAGGGCAAACGCACCTACGACATGTACAGGAATCCAGGCTTAGTGCCCGGGCACCGCTCCCGCAGCCCCTCCCCCCACAGTGGCCATGAAGATCACAACATAGGTGCCCACTATACGCACAGCAGCCTCGCTGATGCCATGAATGGTTTTGGCACCAGTCAGCCAGGCCTGGTGCCCACTAAAATAGTCAAGACGTCCAACCAGGTTTACACTCTGTACCCAGAGAACCACGCAGAAGGGAACTACTTGGTGTCCTGCGACCAGGACATAAAACCCAAACCTGCTACAGAGAATTTCTTTGTTATCCCTCCGATCTGGTCCAAGCCGCTGGTTTCTAGCCTCTGCAG CATCCCTGTGGCCTCTCTCCCCCCGCTGGAGTGGCCAATGCCCAGTCGCACAGAGCAGTATGAGCTCCACATTGAAGTGCAGCCCAAGCCACACCACAGGGCTCACTATGAGACAGAAGGGAGCAGGGGCGCAGTCAAAGCCCCCACAGGAGGACACCCTGTTGTGCAG TTACACGGCTACAGAGGCAAGGAGCCGCTTGGCCTCCAGATCTTCATCGGTACAGCCGATGAGCGCATCCTCAAGCCCCACGCCTTTTATCAAGTCCACCGCATCACTGGCAAGACAGTGACAACCACCAGTTATGAGAAGGTTATCCACGGCACCAAAGTCCTCGAGATCCCCCTGGAGCCAAAGAACAACATGAAAGCAGT AATCGACTGTGCCGGGATCCTGAAGCTCAGGAACGCCGACATCGAGCTGAGGAAGGGCGAGACGGACGTCGGTCGGAAAAACACCCGCGTTCGCCTCGTGTTTCGTGTGCACATACCTCAGCCTGGAGGACAGCACGTCTCTCTCCAAGTGGCCTCGCATCCTATCGAGTGCT CCCAGCGTTCAGCACATGAGCTTCCCATGGTGGAGAAGCAGGACATTGACAGCTGCTCAGTTCTGGGAGGCCAGCAGATGATCCTGACTGGGCAGAACTTCAGCTCTGATTCCAAGGTCATTTTTTTGGAGAAAACCCAGG ATGGGCAGCAAATCTGGGAAATGGAAGCAACAGTGGACAAAGACAAGAGCCAGCCT AGTATGCTGTTTGTGGAGGTGCCGTCCTACCGAGACACGTCTGTCTGCCACTCTGTCAAAGTGAACTTCTACGTCATTAATGGCAAGAGGAAGCGCAGCCAGCCTCAACATTTCTCCTACACACCACTGGCAT CTCCATCCATCAAGACAGAGCCTATAGACGAGTATGAAGCAGACCACATGGGCTTCGCCATGCCTCAGATTTTGGGCTTATCCCCTCATTCCTACTACCACAGCCCACGCAGCGTCCTCCATCCAGACAATGGCCTGGTGTCCGGCATGGCCTCCTGCCAGCGCCTCAGCTCCAGCCTTCCAAACCAGGATGCACgtttccagcagcagagccCTGCCATCGTGTACTCCCGCGGGGGGAAGAGTCTGAGCGGCAGCCCTGGCCTTTATCATCAGACTGGAGGGATGATGCCCGACCCCCACCGGTCAGTCCTGGTCCACACGGGCTCCCCGGCTCAGCCTGTGGGTCCAATCGGTGCAGGCCAGCACCCTTCCATCATCCAGTTCTCCCCCACCAACCACCACCTGCTCCGCGGAGGAGACCCTCAAGCTCTCAGTGCTCCGCAGCCCGACAGCCAGCAGATCATCTACTGCGACGGATACTCCCCACAAGCAGCCGGCGCCCACTCACCCACCACACCCCCCCAGGCCCAGACAGCGGTGAGCCACCCTCAGCACTATCCCACCGTGATCCAGCAGCAGCCCTACGTGCAGAAGgggcagcagcaacagaaaggcCGAGCTCCACCTGGCACGGGGCAGATGGAGGCTCCAGGAGACGGACAGAGGAGGGTGACGGTCAAGGAGGAGAACTTGGACCAGGCCTACCTAGATGATGGTGAGT tgaaTGAGATCATAAGAAAGGATCTGACGGGCGTTCAGGCCAGAGGGCAGACATAG
- the nfatc2a gene encoding nuclear factor of activated T-cells, cytoplasmic 2 isoform X2, whose product MTSFYDEKDLEEELSRVNCPDEDLEFEYLFEYEPPCSDFAAGDQDDPNLAPHKVLNPESEQAFPLEVASPYGIKSCSPSYSDHNTEVLSGYENQEARHYLDSTRPAGLALSPRIEITPSREHYNHCRDSLQNHHLNISPRPTLTVPGHENLAYREPQCLSPASSNSSTSWHSESYSPWASPCVSPSSGQNPGDLCPRLQNIHTGSPRTSPGTSPRTSLAEDGCLGPRSPSSRPGSRSTSPQGKRTYDMYRNPGLVPGHRSRSPSPHSGHEDHNIGAHYTHSSLADAMNGFGTSQPGLVPTKIVKTSNQVYTLYPENHAEGNYLVSCDQDIKPKPATENFFVIPPIWSKPLVSSLCSIPVASLPPLEWPMPSRTEQYELHIEVQPKPHHRAHYETEGSRGAVKAPTGGHPVVQLHGYRGKEPLGLQIFIGTADERILKPHAFYQVHRITGKTVTTTSYEKVIHGTKVLEIPLEPKNNMKAVIDCAGILKLRNADIELRKGETDVGRKNTRVRLVFRVHIPQPGGQHVSLQVASHPIECSQRSAHELPMVEKQDIDSCSVLGGQQMILTGQNFSSDSKVIFLEKTQDGQQIWEMEATVDKDKSQPSMLFVEVPSYRDTSVCHSVKVNFYVINGKRKRSQPQHFSYTPLASPSIKTEPIDEYEADHMGFAMPQILGLSPHSYYHSPRSVLHPDNGLVSGMASCQRLSSSLPNQDARFQQQSPAIVYSRGGKSLSGSPGLYHQTGGMMPDPHRSVLVHTGSPAQPVGPIGAGQHPSIIQFSPTNHHLLRGGDPQALSAPQPDSQQIIYCDGYSPQAAGAHSPTTPPQAQTAVSHPQHYPTVIQQQPYVQKGQQQQKGRAPPGTGQMEAPGDGQRRVTVKEENLDQAYLDDVNEIIRKDLTGVQARGQT is encoded by the exons aTGACCTCTTTTTATGACGAGAAAGACTTGGAGGAAGAGCTCAGTCGAGTCAACTGCCCTGATGAGGATTTGGAGTTTGAGTACTTGTTTGAATATGAACCACCTTGCAGCGACTTTGCTGCGGGAGATCAAG ATGACCCCAACCTTGCACCTCACAAAGTCCTCAACCCTGAGTCTGAGCAGGCTTTCCCTCTGGAGGTGGCCTCCCCGTACGGCATCAAGTCCTGCAGTCCCTCCTACAGTGACCACAACACTGAGGTTCTCTCAGGATATGAGAACCAGGAGGCTAGACACTACCTGGACAGTACCCGGCCTGCAGGTCTGGCCCTGAGCCCACGCATCGAAATCACCCCCTCCCGTGAGCACTACAACCATTGTCGGGACTCCCTGCAGAACCACCACCTGAACATTAGCCCCAGACCCACCCTCACTGTGCCAGGCCATGAAAACCTCGCCTACCGTGAGCCTCAGTGCCTGAGCCCCGCCAGCAGCAACTCCTCCACCAGCTGGCACTCAGAGAGTTACTCCCCCTGGGCGTCTCCTTGTGTGTCCCCCAGCAGTGGCCAGAACCCCGGAGACCTCTGCCCCAGGTTACAGAACATCCACACTGGTTCCCCGCGCACGTCCCCGGGCACCTCTCCTCGCACCAGCCTAGCTGAGGACGGCTGCCTGGGACCCCGCTCGCCCTCCTCCAGACCTGGCTCCCGCTCCACCTCCCCGCAGGGCAAACGCACCTACGACATGTACAGGAATCCAGGCTTAGTGCCCGGGCACCGCTCCCGCAGCCCCTCCCCCCACAGTGGCCATGAAGATCACAACATAGGTGCCCACTATACGCACAGCAGCCTCGCTGATGCCATGAATGGTTTTGGCACCAGTCAGCCAGGCCTGGTGCCCACTAAAATAGTCAAGACGTCCAACCAGGTTTACACTCTGTACCCAGAGAACCACGCAGAAGGGAACTACTTGGTGTCCTGCGACCAGGACATAAAACCCAAACCTGCTACAGAGAATTTCTTTGTTATCCCTCCGATCTGGTCCAAGCCGCTGGTTTCTAGCCTCTGCAG CATCCCTGTGGCCTCTCTCCCCCCGCTGGAGTGGCCAATGCCCAGTCGCACAGAGCAGTATGAGCTCCACATTGAAGTGCAGCCCAAGCCACACCACAGGGCTCACTATGAGACAGAAGGGAGCAGGGGCGCAGTCAAAGCCCCCACAGGAGGACACCCTGTTGTGCAG TTACACGGCTACAGAGGCAAGGAGCCGCTTGGCCTCCAGATCTTCATCGGTACAGCCGATGAGCGCATCCTCAAGCCCCACGCCTTTTATCAAGTCCACCGCATCACTGGCAAGACAGTGACAACCACCAGTTATGAGAAGGTTATCCACGGCACCAAAGTCCTCGAGATCCCCCTGGAGCCAAAGAACAACATGAAAGCAGT AATCGACTGTGCCGGGATCCTGAAGCTCAGGAACGCCGACATCGAGCTGAGGAAGGGCGAGACGGACGTCGGTCGGAAAAACACCCGCGTTCGCCTCGTGTTTCGTGTGCACATACCTCAGCCTGGAGGACAGCACGTCTCTCTCCAAGTGGCCTCGCATCCTATCGAGTGCT CCCAGCGTTCAGCACATGAGCTTCCCATGGTGGAGAAGCAGGACATTGACAGCTGCTCAGTTCTGGGAGGCCAGCAGATGATCCTGACTGGGCAGAACTTCAGCTCTGATTCCAAGGTCATTTTTTTGGAGAAAACCCAGG ATGGGCAGCAAATCTGGGAAATGGAAGCAACAGTGGACAAAGACAAGAGCCAGCCT AGTATGCTGTTTGTGGAGGTGCCGTCCTACCGAGACACGTCTGTCTGCCACTCTGTCAAAGTGAACTTCTACGTCATTAATGGCAAGAGGAAGCGCAGCCAGCCTCAACATTTCTCCTACACACCACTGGCAT CTCCATCCATCAAGACAGAGCCTATAGACGAGTATGAAGCAGACCACATGGGCTTCGCCATGCCTCAGATTTTGGGCTTATCCCCTCATTCCTACTACCACAGCCCACGCAGCGTCCTCCATCCAGACAATGGCCTGGTGTCCGGCATGGCCTCCTGCCAGCGCCTCAGCTCCAGCCTTCCAAACCAGGATGCACgtttccagcagcagagccCTGCCATCGTGTACTCCCGCGGGGGGAAGAGTCTGAGCGGCAGCCCTGGCCTTTATCATCAGACTGGAGGGATGATGCCCGACCCCCACCGGTCAGTCCTGGTCCACACGGGCTCCCCGGCTCAGCCTGTGGGTCCAATCGGTGCAGGCCAGCACCCTTCCATCATCCAGTTCTCCCCCACCAACCACCACCTGCTCCGCGGAGGAGACCCTCAAGCTCTCAGTGCTCCGCAGCCCGACAGCCAGCAGATCATCTACTGCGACGGATACTCCCCACAAGCAGCCGGCGCCCACTCACCCACCACACCCCCCCAGGCCCAGACAGCGGTGAGCCACCCTCAGCACTATCCCACCGTGATCCAGCAGCAGCCCTACGTGCAGAAGgggcagcagcaacagaaaggcCGAGCTCCACCTGGCACGGGGCAGATGGAGGCTCCAGGAGACGGACAGAGGAGGGTGACGGTCAAGGAGGAGAACTTGGACCAGGCCTACCTAGATGATG tgaaTGAGATCATAAGAAAGGATCTGACGGGCGTTCAGGCCAGAGGGCAGACATAG